A genomic stretch from Astatotilapia calliptera chromosome 4, fAstCal1.2, whole genome shotgun sequence includes:
- the sox10 gene encoding transcription factor SOX-10 isoform X1, producing MSREEQSFSEVELSPGMSDDSRSLSPGHSSGAAVAGDSPLHGQQHQPQLVGLDDASAGCSSVKSDDEDDRFPAGIRDAVSQVLKCYDWTLVPMPVRVSSGSKNKQHVKRPMNAFMVWAQAARRKLADQHPHLHNAELSKTLGKLWRLLNDSDKRPFIEEAERLRKQHKKDYPDYKYQPRRRKNGKIGSGSGSEAEGHLEGQSHSPPTPPTTPKTEPQSAKAGDGKREGAGNGTSRGTMGAEGSSGAAGSGKPHIDFGNVDIGEMSHEVMANMEPFDVNEFDQYLPPNGHPGVGPSAGAAGTTTATPASPYAYGISSALAAASGHSAAWLSKQQQQPPQQHHGSPLSSDPSKAQIKSEAGGAAGHFVEAASAGSHVTYTPLSLPHYSSAFPSLASRAQFAEYADHQGSGSYYAHSSQAPGLYSAFSYMGPSQRPLYTAITDSASVSQSHSPTHWEQPVYTTLSRP from the exons ATGTCCAGAGAGGAGCAGAGCTTTTCAGAGGTTGAGCTCAGCCCAGGGATGTCTGACGACAGCCGCTCCCTGTCACCGGGTCATTCCTCCGGGGCCGCTGTTGCTGGGGACTCGCCTCTCCACGGGCAGCAGCATCAGCCGCAGCTGGTCGGGCTGGACGACGCGTCGGCGGGTTGCTCCTCCGTCAAATCCGACGACGAGGACGACCGCTTCCCCGCGGGAATCCGCGACGCTGTGAGCCAGGTGCTCAAGTGCTACGACTGGACCCTCGTGCCCATGCCCGTTCGCGTAAGCAGCGGAAGCAAGAACAAACAGCACGTGAAGAGGCCAATGAACGCCTTCATGGTGTGGGCGCAGGCGGCGCGGAGGAAACTGGCCGACCAACACCCGCACCTGCACAACGCGGAGCTCAGCAAGACCCTGGGGAAGCTCTGGAG GCTTCTTAATGACAGTGACAAGCGACCCTTCATTGAGGAGGCAGAGAGGCTGAGGAAGCAGCACAAAAAGGACTACCCTGACTACAAGTATCAGCCGCGACGCCGCAAGAATGGGAAGATTGGTTCTGGGTCAGGAAGCGAGGCTGAAGGCCATTTGGAGG GTCAGAGCCACAGTCCTCCAACACCTCCCACTACTCCCAAGACCGAGCCTCAGTCTGCAAAGGCAGGAGATGGTAAGAGGGAGGGAGCCGGGAACGGGACTTCTCGTGGTACAATGGGAGCGGAAGGAAGCTCAGGTGCTGCGGGGTCTGGGAAACCTCATATCGACTTTGGTAACGTGGACATTGGTGAGATGAGTCATGAGGTAATGGCTAATATGGAGCCGTTTGATGTCAATGAGTTTGATCAGTACCTTCCCCCTAATGGGCACCCAGGGGTTGGGCCGAGTGCGGGGGCTGCAGGAACCACAACAGCTACTCCGGCCTCTCCGTACGCCTATGGGATCTCCTCAGCTCTGGCAGCGGCCAGTGGACACTCAGCAGCCTGGCTCtccaagcagcagcagcagccgccaCAGCAACACCATGGCTCCCCTCTGAGCTCAGATCCCTCCAAAGCCCAGATTAAGAGTGAGGCCGGAGGTGCTGCGGGTCACTTTGTGGAAGCAGCTTCAGCAGGTTCCCACGTCACTTACACCCCCCTCAGCCTTCCTCACTACAGCTCTGCCTTCCCCTCGTTGGCCTCAAGAGCTCAGTTTGCAGAATACGCCGACCACCAGGGCTCGGGGTCATACTACGCCCATTCGAGCCAGGCTCCG
- the sox10 gene encoding transcription factor SOX-10 isoform X2 — protein MSREEQSFSEVELSPGMSDDSRSLSPGHSSGAAVAGDSPLHGQQHQPQLVGLDDASAGCSSVKSDDEDDRFPAGIRDAVSQVLKCYDWTLVPMPVRVSSGSKNKQHVKRPMNAFMVWAQAARRKLADQHPHLHNAELSKTLGKLWRLLNDSDKRPFIEEAERLRKQHKKDYPDYKYQPRRRKNGKIGSGSGSEAEGHLEGEVIYSQYHYKGTHLEVAYSGGAGSPLANGHHPYAVGQSHSPPTPPTTPKTEPQSAKAGDGKREGAGNGTSRGTMGAEGSSGAAGSGKPHIDFGNVDIGEMSHEVMANMEPFDVNEFDQYLPPNGHPGVGPSAGAAGTTTATPASPYAYGISSALAAASGHSAAWLSKQQQQPPQQHHGSPLSSDPSKAQIKSEAGGAAGHFVEAASAGSHVTYTPLSLPHYSSAFPSLASRAQFAEYADHQGSGSYYAHSSQAPGLYSAFSYMGPSQRPLYTAITDSASVSQSHSPTHWEQPVYTTLSRP, from the exons ATGTCCAGAGAGGAGCAGAGCTTTTCAGAGGTTGAGCTCAGCCCAGGGATGTCTGACGACAGCCGCTCCCTGTCACCGGGTCATTCCTCCGGGGCCGCTGTTGCTGGGGACTCGCCTCTCCACGGGCAGCAGCATCAGCCGCAGCTGGTCGGGCTGGACGACGCGTCGGCGGGTTGCTCCTCCGTCAAATCCGACGACGAGGACGACCGCTTCCCCGCGGGAATCCGCGACGCTGTGAGCCAGGTGCTCAAGTGCTACGACTGGACCCTCGTGCCCATGCCCGTTCGCGTAAGCAGCGGAAGCAAGAACAAACAGCACGTGAAGAGGCCAATGAACGCCTTCATGGTGTGGGCGCAGGCGGCGCGGAGGAAACTGGCCGACCAACACCCGCACCTGCACAACGCGGAGCTCAGCAAGACCCTGGGGAAGCTCTGGAG GCTTCTTAATGACAGTGACAAGCGACCCTTCATTGAGGAGGCAGAGAGGCTGAGGAAGCAGCACAAAAAGGACTACCCTGACTACAAGTATCAGCCGCGACGCCGCAAGAATGGGAAGATTGGTTCTGGGTCAGGAAGCGAGGCTGAAGGCCATTTGGAGGGTGAGGTCATCTACAGCCAGTACCACTACAAAGGCACCCACCTGGAAGTGGCCTACAGTGGGGGAGCCGGGTCCCCTCTGGCAAATGGGCATCACCCTTATGCTGTAG GTCAGAGCCACAGTCCTCCAACACCTCCCACTACTCCCAAGACCGAGCCTCAGTCTGCAAAGGCAGGAGATGGTAAGAGGGAGGGAGCCGGGAACGGGACTTCTCGTGGTACAATGGGAGCGGAAGGAAGCTCAGGTGCTGCGGGGTCTGGGAAACCTCATATCGACTTTGGTAACGTGGACATTGGTGAGATGAGTCATGAGGTAATGGCTAATATGGAGCCGTTTGATGTCAATGAGTTTGATCAGTACCTTCCCCCTAATGGGCACCCAGGGGTTGGGCCGAGTGCGGGGGCTGCAGGAACCACAACAGCTACTCCGGCCTCTCCGTACGCCTATGGGATCTCCTCAGCTCTGGCAGCGGCCAGTGGACACTCAGCAGCCTGGCTCtccaagcagcagcagcagccgccaCAGCAACACCATGGCTCCCCTCTGAGCTCAGATCCCTCCAAAGCCCAGATTAAGAGTGAGGCCGGAGGTGCTGCGGGTCACTTTGTGGAAGCAGCTTCAGCAGGTTCCCACGTCACTTACACCCCCCTCAGCCTTCCTCACTACAGCTCTGCCTTCCCCTCGTTGGCCTCAAGAGCTCAGTTTGCAGAATACGCCGACCACCAGGGCTCGGGGTCATACTACGCCCATTCGAGCCAGGCTCCG